In Papaver somniferum cultivar HN1 unplaced genomic scaffold, ASM357369v1 unplaced-scaffold_114, whole genome shotgun sequence, a genomic segment contains:
- the LOC113328915 gene encoding SUPPRESSOR OF ABI3-5-like isoform X2 encodes MTNKGNYKRNKKKRAKLMKDKARGLHSLRRCESSHSSAHDNRRQRSRSPRACSGLVTPTSTIVVKGLPKEATEEMIHRILAEWRPLPNIRVMPKKNTTFCRGIAFVDFPSVVAARKLMDEIGDRGLDVNGRKLSFDYRLGKSKLANEVPIVNAGIGKSEVAGEHEDENDSEDDEEDCDYVDEVASKRLPDSWDPEEIHMLREAFHYLVKDDKKKPWKEMLEYGHDVFHAGRTNEDLRSKWKYMNWHNNHLLKIHCP; translated from the exons ATGACAAACAAGGGGAATTATAAGAGAAACAAGAAGAAGAGGGCAAAATTAATGAAAGATAAGGCAAGGGG TTTGCATTCACTTAGGAGGTGTGAAAGTTCTCATTCTTCTGCACATGATAACCGTCGCCAGAGATCAAGGTCTCCTCGAGCTTGCAGTGGTCTTGTG ACTCCAACTTCTACCATTGTGGTGAAGGGCTTGCCAAAAGAGGCAACAGAGGAAATGATTCATCGGATCCTA GCAGAGTGGAGGCCCCTTCCCAATATCCGAGTGATGCCGAAAAAGAATACTACTTTCTGCCGTGGAATCGCATTCGTTGATTTTCCGTCTGTGGTAGCGGCTCGGAAATTGATGGATGAAATTGGAGACCGCGGCCTCGATGTCAATGGGCGTAAGCTGTCTTTTGATTACAG ACTAGGTAAATCAAAATTGGCTAACGAAGTTCCGATTGTAAATGCTGGAATCGGTAAATCAGAAGTGGCCGGAGAACACGAAGATGAAAatgatagtgaagatgatgaagaagattgtGATTATGTAGATGAAGTGGCCTCGAAAAGGCTACCAGATTCTTGGGACCCTGAAGAAATACATATGCTAAGG GAAGCCTTTCATTATCTTGTAAAAGATGATAAGAAGAAACCATGGAAGGAAATGTTGGAATATGGACATGATGTCTTCCATGCTGGTCGTACCAATGAGGATCTAAGGTCAAAGTGGAAGTATATG AATTGGCACAACAATCACCTTCTCAAAATCCATTGTCCTTGA
- the LOC113328915 gene encoding uncharacterized protein LOC113328915 isoform X1, which produces MTNKGNYKRNKKKRAKLMKDKARGLHSLRRCESSHSSAHDNRRQRSRSPRACSGLVTPTSTIVVKGLPKEATEEMIHRILAEWRPLPNIRVMPKKNTTFCRGIAFVDFPSVVAARKLMDEIGDRGLDVNGRKLSFDYRLGKSKLANEVPIVNAGIGKSEVAGEHEDENDSEDDEEDCDYVDEVASKRLPDSWDPEEIHMLREAFHYLVKDDKKKPWKEMLEYGHDVFHAGRTNEDLRSKWKYMVNHGQWKDVFLFFSSFKWNLI; this is translated from the exons ATGACAAACAAGGGGAATTATAAGAGAAACAAGAAGAAGAGGGCAAAATTAATGAAAGATAAGGCAAGGGG TTTGCATTCACTTAGGAGGTGTGAAAGTTCTCATTCTTCTGCACATGATAACCGTCGCCAGAGATCAAGGTCTCCTCGAGCTTGCAGTGGTCTTGTG ACTCCAACTTCTACCATTGTGGTGAAGGGCTTGCCAAAAGAGGCAACAGAGGAAATGATTCATCGGATCCTA GCAGAGTGGAGGCCCCTTCCCAATATCCGAGTGATGCCGAAAAAGAATACTACTTTCTGCCGTGGAATCGCATTCGTTGATTTTCCGTCTGTGGTAGCGGCTCGGAAATTGATGGATGAAATTGGAGACCGCGGCCTCGATGTCAATGGGCGTAAGCTGTCTTTTGATTACAG ACTAGGTAAATCAAAATTGGCTAACGAAGTTCCGATTGTAAATGCTGGAATCGGTAAATCAGAAGTGGCCGGAGAACACGAAGATGAAAatgatagtgaagatgatgaagaagattgtGATTATGTAGATGAAGTGGCCTCGAAAAGGCTACCAGATTCTTGGGACCCTGAAGAAATACATATGCTAAGG GAAGCCTTTCATTATCTTGTAAAAGATGATAAGAAGAAACCATGGAAGGAAATGTTGGAATATGGACATGATGTCTTCCATGCTGGTCGTACCAATGAGGATCTAAGGTCAAAGTGGAAGTATATGGTGAATCACGGCCAATGGAAGgacgtttttttgtttttttcctcaTTTAAATGGAATCTAATCTAA